A region from the Palaemon carinicauda isolate YSFRI2023 chromosome 9, ASM3689809v2, whole genome shotgun sequence genome encodes:
- the LOC137646266 gene encoding uncharacterized protein, producing the protein MVPSVRAYALPYPEQIIFMQDNCSIHTARIVRAWFAEQRDIVLLPWPSKACDLNPIENVWGNIVNSWEQGQERNHQRLFQHVLNDWELFRRNRQVVYNHIVLANDELSFCTSQLPLANLLPDEFRFRQLLLLCDPIKEDDLP; encoded by the exons atggttccttccgttcgcgcttatgctcttccttatcctgagcagataattttcatgcag gataactgttccatccatactgcgaggattgtccgagcatggtttgctgaacagcgcgacattgttctccttccctggccgagcaaagcatgcgacttgaacccgatcgaaaatgtctgggggaacatcgtcaacagctgggagcagggtcaggagcgtaaccaccagcgtcttttccagcatgttctgaacgattgggaactgttccgccgcaaccgacaagttgtgtataaccac ATTGTTCTGGCCAACGACGAACTTTCATTTTGCACTTCACAGCTTCCCCTTGCCAATCTCTTGCCGGATGAATTCCGCTTCCGCCAATTGCTCCTCCTATGTGACCCCATAAAGGAAGATGATCTGCCTTAA